Below is a window of Lacrimispora xylanolytica DNA.
CGCGCCTATGGTCACGGCATCCTTTAATACACAGGTGATGCCAAAACGGTCTGCATATTCCCTGGCTGCTGCGATTAGATTCTTCTTTATGGCCTCCACCGAGCTTCCGGTCAGTCTTGCCATCTCCCCAAGGTGGGGCGTCACTATAATATTTTCAGTGAAATATCCGGTCAGATCCGGATGATCGGCAATGGCACCCAGTCCATCTGCATCCAGGATAATCGGGACATAGGCGTTTGTAAGCACCTCTTCCACCAGATTCTTTACATAAGGCTCACGCCCAAGTCCAGGCCCAAGAACGATGACACTGGCCCACTCACACTGTTTTTTCAATAGTTCCTTAAAAGAGGCCGTATCTGCCTCTGCTTCCTCCGGGTCATACGTTGCAATAATCGCCTCCGGAAGCCCCGACTGAAGAATTGTACGGTTTTCTTCTATTGTAAATATCTTCACAAGGCCCGCCCCGGTCCGGTAAGCTGCAAGGGCGCTTAAGTAGGCTGCACCGCTCATATTACGCCCTCCCGCTACGACCAGGACCTTGCCGAAGCTGCCTTTGTTGGAATAGGCAGGACGCAAAGGAATTTCCTTTGTATCCCCAGATTCAAAGGTAAAAAAACTTGGCCTTATGGCGGAAAGACTTTGAGCAGGAAAACCGATGTCCGCTACCACAACCCTGCCACTGTAGCCTTTTCCTGGATATAGCATGGTTCCAAGCTTCTCAAAACCAAAGGTGACCGTCACATCAGCCCGTAACGCTGTCCCCATAATCTGTCCTGAATCTGAATGTATACCGGAGGGAATATCCACTGCTACCGTAATTTCAGGTCCGTAAGTGATGACCTTTTCCATAATTTCCTTATAGGTACCAAGTACCTCCCGGTTAAGACCAACGCCAAACAGTGCATCTACAAAAAGATTGCACTCTCCAGGGGGAAATTCCGGGAAGTTTACCAATTGGACCCCAATCTTTTCGGCTATGTCAAGCTGCGCCAGCCATTCTCTGCTACCACTCTCCCTCGTTCCAGCCAGGATTGCCCAGATCTTGTATCCTTTTAAATGAAGGAGCCTTGCAACGGCAATGCCATCTCCGCCATTATTTCCATTGCCGCATAGAACCCAGATATTGCTTTTCTTATTAACCAGTGCTTCTATCTCACTGACAACGGCCAAAGCCGCCCGCTCCATAAGAACCAGAGAAGGGATTCCAATGGTTTCTATGGTATAGCGATCCACTTCTTTCATCTGATCTCCTGTCACCAGATTTCTCAAAATGCATTCACCTTTCTTTCATATAGAAAACAGCCGGCAGCCAAGAGTTCTTCCTCTTTGTCTGCCGGCAGGCTCATTCACTATTTATCCAAATTATCTGTCCTCCAGATCAGCAGTACCATCCTGCATGCTGCATACTCGGTAAGACAGACGCATAAGACTTTCTGATAAATGTACATTCTCTACTACAACATCATCAGGTACCGTTAAAT
It encodes the following:
- a CDS encoding bifunctional ADP-dependent NAD(P)H-hydrate dehydratase/NAD(P)H-hydrate epimerase: MRNLVTGDQMKEVDRYTIETIGIPSLVLMERAALAVVSEIEALVNKKSNIWVLCGNGNNGGDGIAVARLLHLKGYKIWAILAGTRESGSREWLAQLDIAEKIGVQLVNFPEFPPGECNLFVDALFGVGLNREVLGTYKEIMEKVITYGPEITVAVDIPSGIHSDSGQIMGTALRADVTVTFGFEKLGTMLYPGKGYSGRVVVADIGFPAQSLSAIRPSFFTFESGDTKEIPLRPAYSNKGSFGKVLVVAGGRNMSGAAYLSALAAYRTGAGLVKIFTIEENRTILQSGLPEAIIATYDPEEAEADTASFKELLKKQCEWASVIVLGPGLGREPYVKNLVEEVLTNAYVPIILDADGLGAIADHPDLTGYFTENIIVTPHLGEMARLTGSSVEAIKKNLIAAAREYADRFGITCVLKDAVTIGALKDQRTYVNSSGNSAMAKAGSGDVLTGIIAGLLALGLEESDGAALGVWLHGRAGDAVREKYGSYSLLASQLTEEIYTILQEQTR